A stretch of DNA from Prochlorococcus marinus str. SB:
AAGATAAACAATTCGCTCTTTCAGTAAAAGAGAGGGTAGATCTGGGGGAGGGGTCCTCATGACGGTGTTTTCGCCGTAATAAGGAGCAGATACAGTCATTTGTATCACGAAATTAAGATTGAACTGATTCTAGCTAGATTTAGCCCTGTGTCGCTGGTGATTTAAAAGATTTGTTTGACTCAGGATTATTTATTAGTTTTCCAAAGACCATTCTTCCAGTAGGAGTTTGTAATGCTCCTGTGATGACAATATCTAATCTGCTTCCAACAAAATTCTTTGCCTCATCAATAACAACCATTGTGCCGTCATCTAAATATCCAATACCTTGCATTTTTTCTTTGCCTTCTCTCACGATTTTTATATTAAGTGACTCTCCTGGTTGTACTTCTGGCCTTAAAGCAATAACCAAATCACTCAAATTCATAACTTTTAATTCTTTAACTTCAGCGATCTGAGAAAGATTATAATCAGCCGTAATTAAAGTTCCTGTCATATCCTCAGTAATTTTAAGGAGTTTTTCATCTACCCCATTACCTTCATACTTTGTTGGGTTTATTACAAGTCTTCTACCATATAAATCTCTTAATTCTTTTAATAACTTGAGACCTCTTCTGCCTTTCGACCTTTTTTCATTACTGCTTGAGTCAGCTAAAGTTTGTAATTCATCAATTACACTTTGAGCAACAATTAATTGTCCCTCCAATAAGCCGCAACTTAATAGACCATTGATTCTTCCATCAATAATTACGCTAGTATCTAAAATTTTTGGACTTGCAGCAGGGAGAATTCCTTCATTGATTAGATATGCATCAGTGTTATTTGGATTGAATAATCTCAATAATGTCCTCCCATGGGTATCTGCCAACTTATAACCAAGCACTCCAAAGAAAATGTTACTTAATATTGCTGCTAATGGTTTTGCGAAAAAAACTTCTCTAGGGAAGGGTATTAATAGTATTGGAGCTAGTAGGAGATTAGCAACAAGTAATCCTAAAATTAATCCAACTGACCTACTTATTAGTAAGTCCGTAGGCATTGTTCTTATTTGATCAAGAAAAGTCTTTCTAAGTTGAAGGAATACAAAACCTGCTGCTAAACCTACAAAAAAGCCAATTATTGCTAAAACAATTCTAAAACCTTCTACATTAGATACCTGTTTAAGTATGTCTACTGGCAATAAATCAACACCAAGCCACCCTGAAGCAGCCCCAGACAATACAAATAAAATTAATACTAAGATATCTGTCATATCTATAATCTACTAGGATTTATTAATTGAGTAAATAAGGATTTTATTTTTTTCGATCCTTAATACTTTTTTGGCGCTTAAAAATGAATTTAGATTATGAATAAGTTTCCAAAAAGTGCTTATGTGCACATTCCTTTTTGCCACAGAAGGTGTTTTTATTGTGATTTTGCAGTTATTCCACTAGGAAACGAAGTTGAAACTTTAAAAGGTTATGGAAGCAAAACAGTTAATGAGTATTTGCAATTTTTATATAAAGAAATATTGTCGATTAAGCATAAATCACCTCTATCGACAATTTATATAGGAGGTGGAACTCCATCAATTTTAGATCCTGCTCAAATCAAAGAATTAGTTGATCTTTTTAAAGAAAATTATGGAATTGACTATGGTGCTGAAATCACTATGGAGGTTGATCCAGCAAGTTTTACTGAAGATGATCTTTTCGGATTCATAAATGCTGGGATAAATAGATTTAGTCTTGGAGTACAAAGTTTTAATAATCAGATACTTCAAAAGTCGGGAAGGCGTCATTTGAAAGAAGATGCAGAGAAATCTTGTTTATGGTTGAAGAGAGAATATGATTCTGGGTTAATAAAAAGCTGGAGTTTAGACTTAATTCAAAACTTGCCACTAAGTGGATTTAAAGAATGGCAAGATGATTTAAAAAAAGCAATTACATTTTCACCACCTCATCTATCTATTTACGATTTAAATATTGAAAATGGCACTGTTTTTAAAAAATTAATTAATTTAGGCAAATTAAAACTCCCAAGTGATGAAGAAGCTTTTAGGAATAGTGAATCAACCCATTTAATTTTAAAAAAATCAGGGTATTCAAGATATGAAATCTCAAACTATTGCCTTCCTCGACATCAGTCGAGACATAATAGAGTTTATTGGAGTGGTTTAGGCTGGTGGAGTTTTGGTCAAGGTTCCACTAGTTCACCTTGGGGGGAAAAGTTTACTCGACCAAGAGTTAGTAAGGAATATAAAGAATGGGTAACTAAACAAGACGAATTTAATTTAGATTCATCCTTAACTAATAAGGAGTTTGTTTATAAAGAACTTGATGAGAAAATAATGTTGGGATTAAGACTCAAAGAGGGTGTAGATATCAAAAAAGTGTTTAAAGAACAAAACTGGGAAAACAAAAAATTTGAAAGCAACTTAAGTAAATTGTTTGAAGAATGGGAAAAATTTCTTGAAAGTGGACTTCTTGTAAGAAAGGGGAATAGATTCTTTTTAAGTGAGCCTAATGGCATGGAACTTAGTAATCAAGTTCTTGTTTCTATGTTTAAGTGGTGGGATGAGATTAACTAAGTCTTTCAGAGACTACCCATTCTTTTAATTTGTCCTTCAA
This window harbors:
- a CDS encoding PIN/TRAM domain-containing protein gives rise to the protein MTDILVLILFVLSGAASGWLGVDLLPVDILKQVSNVEGFRIVLAIIGFFVGLAAGFVFLQLRKTFLDQIRTMPTDLLISRSVGLILGLLVANLLLAPILLIPFPREVFFAKPLAAILSNIFFGVLGYKLADTHGRTLLRLFNPNNTDAYLINEGILPAASPKILDTSVIIDGRINGLLSCGLLEGQLIVAQSVIDELQTLADSSSNEKRSKGRRGLKLLKELRDLYGRRLVINPTKYEGNGVDEKLLKITEDMTGTLITADYNLSQIAEVKELKVMNLSDLVIALRPEVQPGESLNIKIVREGKEKMQGIGYLDDGTMVVIDEAKNFVGSRLDIVITGALQTPTGRMVFGKLINNPESNKSFKSPATQG
- the hemW gene encoding radical SAM family heme chaperone HemW, yielding MNKFPKSAYVHIPFCHRRCFYCDFAVIPLGNEVETLKGYGSKTVNEYLQFLYKEILSIKHKSPLSTIYIGGGTPSILDPAQIKELVDLFKENYGIDYGAEITMEVDPASFTEDDLFGFINAGINRFSLGVQSFNNQILQKSGRRHLKEDAEKSCLWLKREYDSGLIKSWSLDLIQNLPLSGFKEWQDDLKKAITFSPPHLSIYDLNIENGTVFKKLINLGKLKLPSDEEAFRNSESTHLILKKSGYSRYEISNYCLPRHQSRHNRVYWSGLGWWSFGQGSTSSPWGEKFTRPRVSKEYKEWVTKQDEFNLDSSLTNKEFVYKELDEKIMLGLRLKEGVDIKKVFKEQNWENKKFESNLSKLFEEWEKFLESGLLVRKGNRFFLSEPNGMELSNQVLVSMFKWWDEIN